In a genomic window of Oscillatoria sp. FACHB-1406:
- a CDS encoding PAS domain S-box protein yields the protein MSQLSLTLKLLSAGLSSQWAEVSRAFRLGTAALFLALTAIHRYSTQKGQRVQSPHPAERFVRFPSVPLAKDEQLHLLQRAIEASSSGVVICDARADDLPIVYLNAKFEELTGYSRAEVLGKNCRFLQKGDRAQPSLDIIRRALREGQDCHTILRNYRKDGSLFWNELYLAPVRDNHGTLTHFIGIQTDVSERQQLLENLHASQERLSAILELASDAIISADSTGRIELFNQAAERLFGYQRDAILGQPLEKLLPDGDRILHVPASALLPSQSLEMRARHQDGSEFLAEVSMSQLELQEGKILTIILRDITAYKKAEEALLDSKAQLSAILNATSDGLVVLDDRGSIRFANPAAANLFGRSISQLLNWDLGLPFISCEWVEIALVQPSKKIVVAEMQVTETTWDRERVYLVSLRDITQRKHAEEQLRESEEKYRRIVETAAEGIWTIDRDHNTTFVNSQMAEMVGYSVAEMKGKNIFDFIDSSQDALMKRHLLRRHKKTEEKYDFQLRRKDGSLFWVAISTRPLFDSDGHYAGALKMIADINDRKQAEAQLRYNAYYDPLTNLPNRTLFLERLAHTIRRSRRRSGYPYAVFFLDLDDFKVVNDSLGHMMGDQLLVAIARRLESCLQPSEILARLGGDEFTILTEGLRNRQDVISIAQKIHRAFRAPLYLQERDLFINVSIGIAFGNPDYTYSEELLRDADAAMYSAKASGKGRYAIFDREMHETVLMRFQLETDLRLALERQEFLLYYQPIFDLASGHLAGFEALVRWQHPERGFIGPQEFIPVAEQTGFIVPLGWWILQEACAQIASWQKQFACKQPLTIAVNLSGKQLKEADIVKRVRNILEQTELEGSALKLEMVESLLMEDTEATLQTLAQLRAMQVQLVIDDFGTGYSSLSYLHRFPVSALKIDRSFVLGLERDSDNGEIIKAVASLARALKMNTIAEGIETKEQLAYIKGIGCQYGQGYLFARPLEPQAAAALISRSLLDE from the coding sequence TTGAGTCAACTGTCCCTCACCCTCAAGCTGCTGAGTGCGGGTCTTTCGAGCCAATGGGCAGAAGTAAGTCGTGCTTTTAGGCTAGGAACGGCAGCCCTTTTCCTAGCCCTGACCGCGATCCATCGATATTCAACCCAAAAAGGACAAAGGGTGCAATCCCCTCACCCCGCTGAAAGATTTGTGAGATTTCCATCAGTCCCCCTAGCAAAAGACGAGCAATTGCATCTCCTGCAACGCGCGATCGAAGCCAGCAGCAGTGGGGTAGTGATTTGCGATGCCCGAGCAGACGATCTCCCAATTGTTTATCTCAATGCCAAATTTGAGGAACTCACTGGCTACTCGCGAGCGGAGGTATTGGGGAAAAACTGTCGCTTTCTTCAAAAGGGCGATCGCGCGCAGCCCTCGCTAGACATCATTCGCCGCGCTCTGCGAGAGGGGCAAGATTGTCATACGATTCTCCGCAACTATCGTAAAGATGGCAGCCTATTTTGGAACGAACTTTACCTCGCCCCCGTGCGCGACAACCACGGCACTCTAACTCACTTTATCGGCATCCAAACTGATGTTAGCGAACGCCAACAACTCCTCGAAAACCTGCACGCTTCCCAAGAACGCCTCAGCGCGATCTTAGAACTCGCCAGCGATGCGATTATTTCGGCAGATAGTACGGGGCGAATCGAACTGTTCAATCAAGCTGCCGAACGCCTCTTCGGTTACCAACGCGACGCAATTTTAGGTCAACCCTTAGAAAAATTGTTGCCCGATGGCGATCGCATTTTGCACGTACCCGCATCCGCCCTTCTACCGTCACAATCCCTGGAAATGAGAGCGCGCCACCAAGATGGCAGCGAATTTCTGGCGGAAGTTTCAATGTCTCAATTGGAACTCCAAGAAGGCAAAATTTTGACGATCATTTTACGCGATATTACAGCTTATAAAAAAGCCGAGGAAGCTCTGCTCGATAGCAAAGCGCAATTGAGTGCTATTCTCAACGCGACTTCCGATGGTCTAGTCGTTCTCGACGATCGAGGCTCCATTCGTTTTGCCAATCCCGCCGCCGCTAATCTTTTTGGCCGTTCCATCTCCCAACTGCTCAATTGGGATTTAGGCTTGCCGTTCATTAGTTGCGAATGGGTTGAAATTGCACTCGTCCAACCCTCAAAAAAAATTGTCGTTGCTGAGATGCAAGTTACAGAAACAACTTGGGATCGAGAAAGGGTTTATTTAGTTTCCCTGAGAGATATTACCCAGCGCAAGCACGCTGAAGAGCAACTTCGCGAGAGCGAGGAAAAATATAGAAGGATTGTTGAAACAGCCGCTGAGGGCATTTGGACGATCGATCGCGACCACAATACGACCTTTGTCAATTCTCAGATGGCTGAAATGGTCGGTTATTCAGTCGCAGAAATGAAAGGCAAGAACATCTTTGACTTTATCGACTCCAGCCAAGATGCTCTGATGAAAAGACATCTTTTGCGCCGCCATAAAAAGACCGAAGAAAAGTACGATTTTCAACTCCGCCGTAAAGATGGTAGCCTCTTTTGGGTTGCGATTTCAACTCGCCCGCTTTTCGACAGCGACGGTCACTATGCCGGAGCCTTGAAGATGATAGCCGACATCAACGATCGCAAGCAAGCCGAAGCGCAACTGAGATACAACGCTTATTACGACCCGCTTACGAATTTACCCAACCGCACCCTTTTCCTCGAACGCTTAGCCCATACAATTCGACGTTCGCGACGGCGCAGTGGCTATCCGTATGCCGTCTTTTTCCTAGATCTCGATGACTTTAAAGTGGTCAATGACAGTCTCGGGCATATGATGGGAGACCAGTTATTAGTTGCGATCGCGCGCCGTCTCGAATCCTGTCTGCAACCGAGCGAAATTCTAGCCCGCTTGGGGGGAGACGAATTTACCATCCTCACCGAAGGACTCAGAAATCGTCAGGATGTCATTTCTATCGCCCAAAAAATTCATCGCGCCTTTCGAGCGCCGCTTTACTTGCAAGAGCGGGATTTGTTCATTAATGTCAGCATCGGCATTGCCTTCGGGAATCCAGACTACACTTATTCTGAAGAACTGTTGCGAGATGCAGATGCTGCCATGTATAGCGCTAAAGCCAGTGGTAAAGGTCGTTACGCGATTTTCGATCGCGAAATGCACGAAACCGTTTTAATGCGCTTCCAACTCGAAACCGATTTGCGACTTGCGCTCGAGCGTCAAGAGTTTCTCCTGTACTACCAACCGATTTTCGATCTGGCTTCCGGTCATCTGGCGGGATTTGAGGCTCTGGTACGCTGGCAGCACCCGGAGCGCGGTTTTATCGGTCCCCAGGAGTTTATCCCCGTCGCGGAACAAACGGGTTTTATCGTTCCGCTGGGCTGGTGGATTTTGCAAGAAGCGTGCGCTCAAATTGCAAGCTGGCAAAAGCAATTCGCTTGCAAGCAACCTTTAACCATTGCAGTTAACCTTTCCGGCAAACAACTGAAAGAAGCGGATATCGTCAAGCGCGTTAGAAATATTCTCGAGCAAACGGAACTCGAAGGGAGCGCTCTCAAGCTCGAGATGGTGGAAAGTTTGTTGATGGAAGATACCGAAGCAACTTTGCAAACCCTCGCGCAACTCAGAGCGATGCAGGTGCAATTAGTAATCGATGACTTTGGGACGGGCTATTCCTCGTTGAGCTACTTGCACCGCTTTCCTGTTAGCGCCTTGAAAATCGATCGCTCCTTTGTTCTCGGACTCGAGCGCGATAGCGATAACGGTGAAATTATTAAGGCTGTCGCCAGTCTCGCCCGAGCCTTAAAGATGAATACCATCGCCGAAGGCATCGAAACTAAGGAACAACTCGCCTACATAAAAGGCATCGGATGTCAATACGGGCAGGGCTATCTTTTTGCGCGTCCTCTCGAGCCGCAAGCTGCTGCCGCGTTGATTTCGCGATCGCTACTCGATGAATGA
- a CDS encoding alpha/beta fold hydrolase — MAATTRAPKTWTWKGFKIGYQQQGNAGPAVVLIHGFGATWGHWRKNLPVLGQTCRCYALDLLGFGASDKPKPGAEIDYTFETWGQQVADFCREVAGSPVLLVGNSIGCIVVLQTAVDNPDLVLGVCLINCSLRLLHDRKRSELAWYRRAGAPWLQRTLQIRQLGYFFFRKLAQPNVVRKILLRAYRRPEAVTDELVEMLMEPAGDRGAADVFLAFTSYSQGPLPEDLLPRLSCRALVLWGSEDPWEPIAAGRKFTEFVTVDRFIELAGLGHCPQDEAPEIVNPILQDWLERTSLSLR; from the coding sequence ATGGCTGCAACGACTCGCGCTCCGAAAACCTGGACTTGGAAGGGATTCAAGATCGGCTACCAACAACAAGGCAACGCAGGGCCCGCTGTCGTCCTCATTCACGGTTTTGGTGCAACCTGGGGACATTGGCGGAAAAACCTACCCGTTTTAGGTCAAACTTGCCGCTGTTATGCTCTCGATCTTCTCGGTTTCGGCGCTTCAGATAAACCGAAACCGGGTGCGGAAATCGATTATACTTTTGAAACTTGGGGACAACAAGTCGCTGATTTTTGTCGAGAAGTCGCGGGCAGCCCGGTTCTGCTCGTCGGCAATTCTATAGGTTGCATCGTCGTCCTACAAACTGCGGTCGATAATCCCGACTTAGTTTTAGGAGTGTGTTTGATTAACTGTTCCCTGCGACTCTTGCACGATCGCAAGCGGAGCGAACTGGCTTGGTATCGGCGTGCGGGCGCGCCTTGGCTGCAACGAACTTTGCAGATTCGCCAACTGGGGTATTTCTTCTTCCGAAAACTCGCCCAACCCAACGTCGTGCGGAAAATCTTGTTACGAGCTTATCGCCGCCCCGAAGCCGTCACCGACGAGTTAGTTGAAATGCTGATGGAACCGGCAGGCGATCGCGGCGCAGCCGACGTATTCTTAGCTTTTACGAGCTACTCCCAAGGTCCGCTTCCCGAAGATTTATTACCCCGTCTTTCCTGTCGCGCTTTGGTTCTTTGGGGGAGCGAAGATCCTTGGGAACCGATCGCAGCAGGCCGTAAATTTACGGAGTTTGTTACCGTCGATCGCTTTATCGAACTGGCAGGATTGGGTCATTGTCCCCAAGATGAAGCCCCAGAAATCGTCAATCCCATTCTCCAGGACTGGCTCGAGAGAACTTCCCTCTCGCTGCGATAA
- a CDS encoding DUF2062 domain-containing protein, giving the protein MHRSSLKTQVPIQRRPESKLQGWRRHWRYYYYRLLRLQGTPDAIARGVACGVFAGSFPWLGLQIVIAVVLATATRGNKIAAAAATWVSNPFTYVPIFAFNFKVGQWITGWHDFSIDDLDWTSSEIWHLGANFLGTMMLGCALVGVVAAIGSYVLSVRLISELRHRHKIGRR; this is encoded by the coding sequence ATGCACCGTTCGTCGCTAAAAACACAAGTCCCTATTCAACGCCGTCCTGAGTCCAAATTGCAAGGATGGCGGCGACATTGGCGCTACTATTATTATCGATTGTTGCGACTGCAAGGAACACCTGATGCGATCGCGCGCGGTGTGGCTTGCGGTGTCTTTGCAGGTTCTTTTCCCTGGTTGGGCTTGCAAATTGTTATCGCTGTCGTCTTAGCCACCGCGACGCGGGGGAATAAGATTGCAGCGGCGGCAGCAACGTGGGTGAGTAACCCTTTCACTTACGTCCCTATTTTCGCCTTCAACTTTAAAGTCGGACAATGGATAACGGGTTGGCACGATTTTTCCATTGACGATCTCGATTGGACTTCCTCGGAGATTTGGCACTTAGGGGCGAACTTTCTCGGTACAATGATGCTGGGCTGTGCGCTCGTCGGTGTCGTTGCAGCGATCGGTAGTTATGTTCTCAGCGTTCGCCTGATTTCAGAGTTGCGCCACCGTCATAAAATCGGAAGGCGATAA
- a CDS encoding LysR family transcriptional regulator → MSDIPFTLDQLRILKAIAAEGSFKRAADSLYVSQPAVSLQVQNLEKQLDVPLFDRGGRRAQMTEAGYLLLSYGEKILSLCQETCRAIEDLQNLQGGTLIIGASQTTGAYLLPRMIGMFRQRYPDVSLELQVHSTRRTAWSVANGQIDLAIIGGEVPTELRDVLEIKPYAEDELALILPPSHAFAKMETIHKEDLYKLHFIALDSQSTIRKAIDQVLSRWGIDPKRLRIEMELNSIEAIKNAVQWGLGAAFVSLSAIEKELQMGILHRARIQEVVVKRTLSVILNPNRYRSKAAEAFCRDILPQFTRERSFAIVEPLVQGGVKLEPTSHNSIAPPPVV, encoded by the coding sequence ATGTCTGATATCCCTTTCACCCTCGACCAACTCCGAATTCTCAAAGCGATAGCCGCTGAGGGGAGTTTTAAGCGCGCTGCCGATAGCCTTTACGTGTCGCAGCCAGCGGTGAGCTTACAAGTCCAAAATTTGGAAAAACAACTCGATGTCCCCTTGTTCGATCGCGGCGGGCGAAGGGCGCAAATGACGGAAGCGGGCTATCTGCTGCTTAGTTACGGAGAAAAGATTCTCTCCTTGTGCCAAGAAACTTGCCGCGCGATCGAAGATTTACAAAATTTGCAGGGCGGAACGCTAATTATCGGGGCTTCGCAAACCACGGGAGCTTACCTTCTACCGCGCATGATCGGGATGTTCAGACAGCGTTATCCCGATGTCTCCCTGGAGTTGCAGGTGCATTCTACCCGACGCACGGCCTGGAGCGTCGCCAACGGACAAATCGATCTGGCAATTATTGGGGGCGAAGTTCCCACCGAACTGCGAGATGTCCTAGAAATCAAACCCTACGCCGAAGATGAGTTGGCGCTGATCCTGCCGCCCAGCCATGCTTTTGCGAAGATGGAAACAATTCATAAAGAAGATCTTTACAAACTACACTTCATTGCCCTCGATTCTCAATCGACAATTCGCAAAGCGATCGACCAAGTTTTGAGTCGGTGGGGAATCGATCCAAAACGGCTCCGAATCGAGATGGAGTTGAATTCGATTGAAGCGATTAAAAATGCCGTTCAATGGGGCTTGGGGGCGGCTTTCGTGTCGCTATCGGCGATTGAAAAAGAATTGCAGATGGGCATCCTGCACCGCGCTCGCATTCAGGAAGTGGTCGTGAAGCGCACTTTATCGGTGATTCTCAACCCCAATCGCTATCGCTCGAAGGCAGCGGAAGCGTTTTGTCGCGATATTTTGCCGCAATTCACGCGCGAACGTTCCTTTGCGATCGTCGAACCGTTGGTGCAAGGGGGAGTCAAACTGGAACCCACCAGTCATAACTCGATCGCGCCGCCCCCAGTGGTTTAA
- a CDS encoding ABC transporter substrate-binding protein: MLHGLSLFPKRFQSLAKYLGLFGLCFLLAVGCNGKQQTSAPSPSTSASSGAGSDRVTVGMTVKPRTLDPADSYEIAGLNLIYNLGDTLYTYEPGTTNLKPQLAKEMPKISADGLTYTIPLRENVTFQDGTPFNAEAMAFSLKRFIENGGKPSFLLKDVVEEVKATGANELSVKLKQPFSAFTAVLAYAGTCAVSPKAYELGSGKFSPSQFVGTGPYKLAEFSSDSIRLTPYENYWGEKPKNGGIDLQIYGDNSANLFNAFRTGAIDIAYQSIEPEQLKSLSDGAEKGQWQAVEASGTAVNFLALNRKQAPLDKLEVRQAIAALIDRNLIRDRVFQGEAEPLYSLIPTTFDVSQPSFEKAYGNANIAKANELLAKAGYSAQNPAVVQLWYPSSSTPRSLVAATLKAYAEKELGGALKFEPQAVEGATFFKNVADGIYAATLSNWYPDFLDPDNYINPLVACSKGTETEGCTEGGAKSQGSSYWNKDVNEEIQQQRKEKDAAKRKEIFAKIQEQIAADVPYIPLWQNKEYIFVKNGVEGVKLNPAQSIPFASIKK; encoded by the coding sequence ATGCTACACGGGCTTTCTCTGTTCCCCAAACGCTTTCAATCGTTGGCTAAATACTTGGGTTTGTTTGGTTTGTGCTTTCTCCTCGCTGTCGGGTGTAATGGCAAACAACAAACTTCCGCGCCATCACCCTCGACAAGCGCATCGAGTGGGGCAGGAAGCGATCGCGTTACTGTGGGGATGACGGTTAAACCCCGTACCTTAGATCCTGCCGATAGCTATGAAATCGCAGGCTTAAATCTCATTTATAATCTCGGCGACACCCTCTACACCTACGAACCCGGAACCACCAACCTCAAACCGCAACTGGCAAAGGAAATGCCGAAAATTAGCGCCGATGGGCTAACCTATACCATTCCCCTGCGCGAAAATGTCACCTTTCAAGATGGTACGCCCTTTAATGCCGAAGCAATGGCATTTTCCTTAAAACGGTTTATTGAAAATGGCGGAAAACCTTCTTTCCTCTTAAAAGATGTGGTTGAAGAAGTCAAAGCAACCGGAGCGAATGAGTTAAGCGTAAAGCTCAAACAACCCTTCTCAGCTTTTACTGCTGTCTTAGCGTATGCCGGAACTTGCGCGGTTTCACCTAAAGCTTATGAGCTTGGATCCGGAAAATTTAGTCCCAGTCAGTTTGTCGGCACTGGCCCTTATAAATTAGCAGAATTTAGCAGCGATTCGATTCGGCTGACTCCTTATGAAAATTATTGGGGAGAAAAACCGAAAAATGGAGGGATCGATCTGCAAATTTACGGGGATAATTCAGCAAATTTGTTTAATGCTTTCCGCACGGGCGCGATCGATATTGCTTATCAATCTATAGAACCGGAACAATTAAAAAGTTTGTCCGATGGGGCAGAAAAAGGTCAATGGCAAGCGGTTGAAGCATCGGGAACGGCCGTCAATTTCTTAGCGCTCAATCGCAAGCAAGCACCGCTCGATAAGCTCGAAGTTCGTCAAGCAATTGCTGCTTTAATCGATCGCAACTTAATCCGCGATCGCGTATTTCAAGGTGAAGCCGAACCCCTCTACAGTTTGATTCCCACAACTTTTGATGTTTCTCAGCCCAGCTTTGAGAAAGCTTACGGCAATGCCAACATTGCCAAAGCTAACGAATTGCTCGCTAAAGCGGGATATTCGGCTCAAAATCCTGCTGTCGTTCAACTTTGGTATCCCTCGAGTTCTACACCGCGTAGTTTAGTAGCTGCTACTCTCAAAGCTTATGCCGAAAAAGAGTTAGGCGGTGCTTTGAAGTTTGAACCTCAAGCGGTGGAAGGCGCAACCTTCTTTAAAAATGTAGCCGATGGCATTTATGCCGCAACCTTATCGAACTGGTATCCCGATTTTCTCGATCCAGATAATTACATTAACCCTCTAGTCGCTTGCAGTAAAGGAACTGAAACGGAAGGCTGTACGGAAGGCGGCGCGAAAAGTCAAGGTTCTTCTTACTGGAACAAAGATGTTAATGAGGAGATTCAGCAACAGCGTAAGGAAAAAGATGCTGCCAAACGTAAGGAAATTTTCGCTAAAATTCAAGAGCAAATTGCTGCCGATGTTCCCTACATTCCTCTCTGGCAAAATAAAGAGTATATTTTCGTGAAAAATGGCGTGGAAGGCGTAAAACTCAATCCTGCTCAAAGCATTCCCTTTGCATCAATTAAAAAATAG
- a CDS encoding Tic20 family protein, with product MTWRGSIDTKDRIFAALPYLLPLISALEFGVFLIRQFPFFGIILIPLLPIVKLMSAIPFASFIIFLALYMGVVRNERISHFIRFNTLQAILIDILLFLISLVFGFIAAPLAGSLPLIVETLANVIFLGALAACGYSMVQSFLGRYAEIPAFSEAVRAQVP from the coding sequence GTGACTTGGCGCGGCTCTATTGATACCAAAGATCGTATTTTTGCAGCCCTTCCTTACTTGCTGCCGTTAATTTCTGCTTTAGAATTTGGCGTTTTCCTAATTCGCCAATTTCCGTTTTTTGGGATTATCTTGATTCCGCTTCTGCCGATTGTCAAACTGATGAGTGCGATTCCTTTCGCTTCTTTTATTATTTTTCTCGCCCTTTATATGGGTGTTGTCAGGAACGAACGCATTAGTCACTTTATTCGGTTTAATACTTTGCAGGCGATCCTGATCGATATTTTATTGTTTTTAATTAGTTTAGTATTTGGATTTATAGCTGCTCCTTTAGCAGGTTCGCTGCCATTAATTGTCGAAACGCTCGCTAATGTCATCTTTTTAGGCGCGCTCGCGGCTTGCGGTTACTCAATGGTACAGTCTTTTCTCGGACGCTATGCAGAGATTCCCGCATTTTCAGAAGCCGTTCGCGCCCAAGTCCCTTAA
- a CDS encoding NnrU family protein yields the protein MFPNWFPPSHWMMLGLLLGFAIAHSGLAALRPWGERRVGARLYRIFFALVSIPFATVLIVYFFNHRYDGLMVWNLQGIPGLKAVVWALSALSFFFLYPATFNLLEIAAIQKPEVHLYETGIIRITRHPQMVGQVIWCVAHTLWLGTTFMLLTSAGLIAHHLFAVWHGDRRLKARYGDAFLKAKERTSVFPFLAILDGRQTLKWEEFLRPAYLGVAGFIGLLWWGHPWLMQVTARANW from the coding sequence ATGTTCCCAAATTGGTTTCCTCCCAGTCACTGGATGATGTTAGGGCTGCTTCTTGGGTTCGCGATCGCCCATAGCGGTTTAGCTGCCTTAAGACCTTGGGGAGAACGTCGCGTCGGCGCGCGCCTCTACCGCATCTTTTTTGCCCTCGTTAGCATTCCCTTCGCAACGGTTCTCATCGTCTATTTCTTCAATCACCGCTACGACGGTTTGATGGTGTGGAACCTGCAAGGCATACCCGGTCTTAAAGCGGTGGTTTGGGCGCTTTCTGCCCTCTCCTTTTTCTTTCTTTACCCCGCCACCTTTAACCTGCTTGAAATTGCTGCGATCCAAAAGCCCGAAGTTCACCTCTACGAAACCGGCATTATTCGCATTACCCGCCATCCCCAAATGGTCGGACAGGTGATTTGGTGCGTCGCCCACACCCTCTGGTTGGGGACCACCTTTATGCTACTGACTTCTGCCGGACTGATCGCCCACCATCTCTTTGCCGTTTGGCACGGCGATCGCCGTTTAAAGGCGCGCTACGGCGATGCCTTTCTTAAAGCGAAAGAACGTACCTCCGTTTTTCCCTTCCTCGCCATCCTCGATGGCCGACAAACCTTGAAATGGGAAGAATTTTTGCGCCCCGCTTACCTCGGAGTCGCCGGATTCATCGGACTACTTTGGTGGGGACATCCTTGGTTGATGCAAGTTACTGCTCGTGCTAATTGGTAA
- a CDS encoding thioredoxin family protein: MLLSTSETTFSKQVLETSEPVVVYFWAPWCKLCSNVSSALAQFQSQHPGRLKMVSINADENFKLVNEYRLKMLPTVLIFERGDVIQRLEGFYKREDLHRRLVQVTQSVGAKVFQA; this comes from the coding sequence ATGCTGCTTTCCACAAGCGAAACCACTTTTTCAAAACAAGTTTTAGAAACCTCAGAACCTGTAGTGGTCTATTTTTGGGCCCCGTGGTGCAAGCTCTGTTCTAATGTCAGTTCTGCCCTCGCTCAATTTCAATCGCAGCATCCCGGTCGGTTGAAAATGGTCAGTATTAACGCGGACGAGAATTTTAAGTTAGTCAATGAGTATCGTTTAAAGATGCTACCGACCGTACTGATTTTTGAGCGCGGTGATGTTATTCAACGCCTAGAGGGATTCTACAAACGCGAAGACCTGCATCGACGCTTGGTACAAGTGACCCAAAGCGTTGGAGCAAAAGTCTTCCAAGCCTAG
- a CDS encoding ParA family protein yields MGLVLTTVNMKGGVGKTTLTVNLAACLAKNQKKRVLVLDLDAQISATLSLIAPHEFATLRKNRKTISYLIDKIVQPNVARKFSTSDLIYRSVCNLEGLDLLPGDIELYDEYIVSENLHKQALADDELSFNQVWSGFEELLINSILEPVVNDYDFILLDCAPGYNLLTRSGLVASDFYLLPARPEPLSLVGIQLLERRIAKLKKNHDVDNKLNLLGIVFILSGGVFSGRYYQQVMQRVEQDFSPEAVFKNRIPMDVNVAKAVDSFTPVVLDSPNSAGSKAFFQLDKEFIDKIASFKLN; encoded by the coding sequence ATGGGCTTAGTGTTGACCACCGTTAACATGAAGGGTGGAGTCGGAAAAACTACCTTAACGGTTAATCTCGCTGCTTGCTTAGCCAAGAATCAAAAAAAGCGAGTTCTCGTTCTCGACTTAGATGCACAAATTAGCGCAACCCTCAGTTTAATCGCGCCTCACGAATTTGCTACTCTTCGTAAGAATCGCAAAACTATCAGTTATTTAATTGATAAAATCGTTCAACCCAATGTTGCGCGTAAATTCTCAACTTCCGATTTAATTTATCGTTCGGTTTGTAACCTAGAAGGGTTAGATTTATTGCCGGGAGATATCGAACTTTACGATGAATACATTGTTTCAGAAAATCTTCACAAACAAGCGCTCGCTGACGACGAACTTAGCTTTAATCAAGTCTGGAGTGGCTTTGAAGAACTTTTGATTAATTCGATTTTAGAGCCGGTTGTGAATGACTACGATTTTATCTTACTCGACTGCGCGCCGGGATACAATCTTTTAACCCGCAGTGGGTTAGTTGCTAGCGATTTTTATCTTCTGCCTGCGCGCCCGGAACCGCTCTCTTTAGTCGGAATACAGTTACTCGAACGCCGCATCGCTAAACTCAAAAAAAATCACGATGTCGATAATAAATTAAACTTGTTGGGGATTGTCTTTATTCTCTCTGGCGGCGTGTTTAGCGGTAGATATTATCAACAAGTCATGCAACGAGTCGAACAGGATTTTAGTCCGGAAGCAGTGTTTAAAAATCGCATTCCAATGGATGTGAATGTTGCTAAAGCTGTTGACAGTTTTACTCCCGTCGTGCTAGATAGCCCCAACTCGGCTGGGTCAAAAGCTTTCTTTCAATTGGACAAAGAATTTATCGATAAGATTGCTAGCTTCAAACTCAACTGA
- the glyA gene encoding serine hydroxymethyltransferase, which produces MTQTNLDFLAQTDPEIAEIIQLELQRQRDRLELIASENFTSPAVLAAQGSVLTNKYAEGLPGKRYYGGCEYVDRAEQLAIDRAKKLFGAKMANVQPHSGAQANFAVFLTLLNPGDKILGMNLSHGGHLTHGSPVNVSGKWFEVISYEVNPETECLDYDRIREIALKERPKLIICGYSAYPRIIDFAKFREIADEVDAYLLADIAHIAGLVATGHHPNPLPYCDVVTTTTHKTLRGPRGGLILSRDAELGKKLNKAVFPGTQGGPLEHVIAAKAVAFGEALKPEFKTYCGRVIANAQSLANGLIDRGFKIVSGGTDNHLMLVDLRSIGMTGKRADALLEGANITANKNTVPFDPESPFVTSGLRLGSPAVTTRGLDEAEFKEIANIIADRLLNPDDESIASDCRSRVAQLCDRFPLYPHLRIPVPAFS; this is translated from the coding sequence ATGACTCAAACCAATCTCGATTTTCTGGCTCAAACCGACCCCGAGATCGCGGAAATTATTCAGTTAGAATTGCAACGGCAGCGCGATCGCTTGGAACTGATTGCCAGCGAAAATTTTACCTCACCGGCGGTTCTCGCGGCTCAAGGCTCGGTTCTCACTAATAAATATGCCGAAGGACTCCCCGGCAAACGCTACTATGGCGGTTGCGAATATGTCGATCGCGCCGAACAACTCGCGATCGATCGCGCCAAAAAACTCTTCGGGGCAAAAATGGCCAACGTCCAGCCCCACTCCGGCGCGCAGGCTAACTTTGCTGTCTTCCTCACCCTCCTCAATCCCGGCGATAAGATTCTGGGGATGAACCTATCCCACGGCGGACACCTGACCCACGGTTCCCCCGTCAACGTTTCCGGTAAATGGTTCGAGGTCATCAGCTACGAAGTCAACCCAGAAACCGAATGCTTAGATTACGATCGCATCCGAGAAATCGCGCTTAAAGAACGCCCCAAACTGATTATTTGCGGCTACTCCGCCTATCCTCGCATCATCGACTTTGCTAAATTCCGCGAAATCGCCGATGAAGTCGATGCGTATTTGCTCGCCGATATCGCCCATATCGCTGGTTTGGTCGCCACCGGACATCATCCCAATCCCCTGCCGTACTGCGATGTCGTCACTACCACCACCCATAAAACCCTGCGCGGGCCGCGCGGCGGTTTGATTCTCAGTCGCGATGCCGAGTTAGGGAAAAAGTTGAATAAAGCCGTTTTTCCCGGCACTCAGGGCGGTCCTTTAGAACACGTTATTGCGGCTAAAGCGGTTGCCTTTGGCGAAGCCCTCAAGCCCGAATTTAAAACCTATTGCGGCCGCGTTATTGCTAACGCACAAAGCCTCGCTAACGGTTTAATCGATCGCGGTTTCAAAATCGTTTCCGGCGGTACGGATAATCATTTAATGTTGGTGGATTTGCGATCGATCGGCATGACGGGCAAACGCGCCGATGCGTTACTCGAAGGTGCAAATATCACCGCTAATAAAAATACCGTTCCCTTCGACCCCGAATCGCCCTTCGTGACTAGCGGTTTGCGCCTCGGTTCGCCCGCCGTCACGACGCGCGGACTGGATGAAGCCGAGTTTAAGGAAATCGCTAATATCATCGCCGATCGCCTGCTTAACCCCGACGATGAAAGCATTGCCAGCGATTGTCGAAGTCGAGTCGCGCAATTGTGCGATCGCTTCCCGCTTTATCCGCACCTGCGAATTCCCGTTCCTGCCTTCTCTTAA